Part of the Ursus arctos isolate Adak ecotype North America unplaced genomic scaffold, UrsArc2.0 scaffold_1, whole genome shotgun sequence genome, CAGCCACACCTTCCCTCTCCGAGGTCTGGACTCCCTCAGTCCCACTACCCCCGGAGGAGCAAGCTGCAGCTCAGGCAGCTCACGAGCCCTGCCTGGGGTCCCAGGGAGTAGGGGAGAGCCACGTCTGAATCTGGGGATCTGGACTCCTATTGCAGTGCTCTTCACCTGCCTCCCCAGAGTGGCTACTGGACAGAAGCGAAAATGGGAATTCAAAGCTCACGAAGCAGACAGAtgtggggtgcaggggaggggcccggaggggcaggcaggcaggggcgGGTGACTGGCAGCGGTACCTGCGGGGTGTGGAGCGGATGAGCTGGGACACCTGCTGCATGTAGTCCGTGGCCAACAGCACCACCTCCTCATCCTCCGAGAAGTCCTCCTGGAAGATCTGGTCCAGCAGCCACTTCCACTGCAGCTGtcgtgggggcagggggagcacagTAGGGCTGGGTGTGGCAGGAACCACAGAGGACCGGGAGGGAGTCCAGGAGAGGCACGGGGGGACGCAGGAACCCATGGCTCTGGGGAAGGGACAGCCCGGGAGCCCCAGGATCGGTGCCCCCCCATCTCCGTGGGCTGCACTCACATGGGGGGTGATCTTCTGCAACTGCCCCAGCGTCACCTTGTTGTACATGGAGCTGACATCTCGCCTGAGGTCATCGTACTCTGACACTGTGATCTGGAGACAGAGGTGAGCGTTGACCCAGTGCTGCCTCCGGGTCCCCTCCCCTCGGTGCACGTGGTCCCCCAGCTTACATTGGCCAGCCGCTGCTCCAGCTGCAGGATCTCCTGCGCCTTCTGCTCCACAGCGTCGGCTCCTAACAGGCTGAGCAGGCGCTCCATGAACACCCGGTATGCTGCCAGGATCTGCACCAAGAGGGAACATTTCAAGGGTGGGGGTCAGTGTTGGGCCCTAGTCCATCCCTCCTGGAGCCCCCGGCCTTCCCTGCCATCCCATCCCATGCCCCGCACCTTCTCACTCTCCTCATCCTGAGCTAAGTACAGGGTCCTCTCCGGCAGAGTGAGCCCATCCTGGTCAAtctggggagagggatggggtcAGAGGTCAGAGATCAGAGGTCAACGTGCCAGGTTCCTGCAAACAGACTGATGTTCTGTCCAAATGGCTAGAGGATGGGCCAGATAAATACTATCACAAGCCCCAGGAGCACAAAGACATTACCCCTCCCTCCATCCAGAGAAGCTGGGAGAAACCCCCACCCTTAACCAGCCTAGTCTGGAGACACGGGGGAGGCAGTAGCCCATGCCCCCATCCTTCCTCCTGTAAGCCTTCACCTTCCCCACCTATGAAGGGCACTCGCGGAGCCCAGCCTGAGAGTTGGGGCCCCTGGCATTCTGTCTCGCCCCAGCCCACTGGCACACCCCTCGTTCCGTGCTCTCACGGCCTGCCACAGGACTGGGAAATTGCAGCTCCCGCGGCTCCACTAAACACCGCAATTACTCGAGGGAAATTACTTGCGCCCTCCTCCCGCGCTATGCCGGTATGcgctcccctcccttctcttcccctccccttctgcacCGGTCGCCTTGCATCGGGCCACGCGCGGCCCGTGCAGGACCAGGGCCTTGGCACCCCCGGTCCCGGGCCGGGCGCCGTAACTGGGGAGGGGGACGCACTCACGCGGATGACGTAGCGCGAGGAGTTCCTGTCGTCCAGGCTGACGGTGAGCGAGAAGAGCGCCGCGGCGCTGTACACGCCCTGGGCCTTGTACAGCAGCCGGTTGAGGTCCCAGAGCGCCGCGGCCCCGGGGCGCTCGGCGGCGCCGCCCAGGTCCCAGCCCCCGCAGTCCTCGATGACTTCGAGCATGGGCCGCGGGCCGAGCCGCTCGATCTCGCGCATGTCGAGGCACGAGCGGAAGAAGGCGCGCACCTTGCGCTGGGCCGCGCCGCCCGGTCCACCCCCGGGCCGCGCCAGCAGGCGCCGCAGGCGCTCCTCGTTCTGCTCGCCGATGGCCGCGATGGTGCCGTAGGTGAGCTTGTCGTCGGGGATGGCGTGGCGCCGCAGCCAGCCACCGCACGCGAAGGAGTAGAAGTCCTGGCATGGGTCAATGCTGGCGTCCAGGTTGTTGGCCAGGAAGCGGGCGGCGCGCGCGAAGGCCTTGCGCTCCGGGCAGCCCTCggagcagccgccgccgccgcccgcggcGCCCGGGCCCAAGTACTTGAGCGCCAGCATGGCGGCCAGGATGGCGCAGAGGCCTGCGGCGAACACCAGCCCCGACAGCAGGCACACCTCGCGACGGTTCCAGCGCGGCAGCCCCGCGCGGGCCCCGGTGGCGCTGCGCCCCGCGCCCAGCGGGAAGCCAGGAGGTAGCGAGGCCCCGCGCGCACCTCCCGTGCCGCACCGGCTCACGTATTTGACCTCCTGGAACTCGTCGTAGTGCGCCGTCATCGAATATGGGGTCTCCATGGTGCCCCTGGTACCGCCGCGCAGCCCCTGGCGATCTCAGCTACAGGATGAGCTGGGCCGCCGGCCTCCTGGCGAGCCTCCGCATGGCTCCCAGGCGCAGCTGCGGGAAGGGTAGACTCAGGTTCAGTGAGGCACTGGGGCCCGACGGGGCCCACCAGCACGACGAGGAGGGGCACAGGCCTAGGTCCAGAGGCTGGAGGCCACTCCGTGTCTTCAACAGGGAACGGCCCTGAGTCCCGGCCTCCCTCATCCACTCTGAGAATGAGGAAAAGGGAAGGCTCAGAGTGGCCACCAGCTCCCGCCCGCACAGTGGCGTCCTTTAacctgcctcttctctccctgcacACATATGCCTGCCGCATACTTGGGAGGCCACTGATATAAAGTAGGGGAGCACCGTGCACAGGgtgcacatagtaggccctcaatgAAAGACTGTTTCTCCTCCCATTGCCTTTCTCATCTGTGACCTGCTACAGCCAaggcctggtgggggagggggaagacacAGGCTGGAGAAAGGAGGTGCGGTCAAGGGCGAGTCTACGCCAACCCAGAAGCCGCACTGGAACTAGACGCCCAGGAAAGCGGCTAAAGAACCAAACTTTGTCCCCGAGGATGTCCGTAGGGCCACCCTCAGCCCCCTCTCCTATTCAGTGGCCATAATGTCCACCAGCCCCTTTCCCAAGCAGCGCGCTCCAGCCGGCCCCGGATCAGGGAGAAACCCCCGACGGCCCTAAGAACCTGGAACCGGTTCCGTCCCCcgcccctccgtccccgcccTGGGCCACTCTCGGCTTCAACAGGTTTTCCTCGGAACCCAAACTTGAGCGAAGTTTCACCCCCGGCGCGGAGCGAGCTGGCCCCGTGCGCCCCATGCTCTGGGCGCGGAGCCTCCCGCGCGTCGCCGCTCAGTCCGCGGAGCCCGAGAGCCGAGCCCGGGAGTCGCAGCCGCAGCCGGAGCCGGAGCTGCGAGGACGCAGACAAAGCCCGGAGGCTCGgcgcagcggcggcggcggtggaTGTGGCTGCGATGGTGACCGCAGCGGCAGCGGACTCGGATGTCACTTACCCGGCAGGTGCGCGCCCGGGCCGAG contains:
- the ECEL1 gene encoding endothelin-converting enzyme-like 1, giving the protein METPYSMTAHYDEFQEVKYVSRCGTGGARGASLPPGFPLGAGRSATGARAGLPRWNRREVCLLSGLVFAAGLCAILAAMLALKYLGPGAAGGGGGCSEGCPERKAFARAARFLANNLDASIDPCQDFYSFACGGWLRRHAIPDDKLTYGTIAAIGEQNEERLRRLLARPGGGPGGAAQRKVRAFFRSCLDMREIERLGPRPMLEVIEDCGGWDLGGAAERPGAAALWDLNRLLYKAQGVYSAAALFSLTVSLDDRNSSRYVIRIDQDGLTLPERTLYLAQDEESEKILAAYRVFMERLLSLLGADAVEQKAQEILQLEQRLANITVSEYDDLRRDVSSMYNKVTLGQLQKITPHLQWKWLLDQIFQEDFSEDEEVVLLATDYMQQVSQLIRSTPRRILHNYLVWRVVVVLSEHLSPPFRDALHELAREMEGSDKPQELARVCLGQANRHFGMALGALFVHEHFSAASKAKVQQLVEDIKYILGRRLEELDWMDAETKAAARAKLQYMMVMVGYPDFLLKPEAVDKEYEFEVHEKTYFKNILNSIRFGIQLSVKKIRQEVDKWLLPPQALNAYYLPNKNQMVFPAGILQPTLYDPDFPQSLNYGGIGTIIGHELTHGYDDWGGQYDRSGNLLHWWTEASYSRFLRKAECIVHLYDNFTVYNQRVNGKHTLGENIADMGGLKLAYYAYQKWVREHGPEHPLHRLKYTHNQLFFIAFAQNWCIKRRSQSIYLQVLTDKHAPEHYRVLGSVSQFEEFGRAFHCPKDSPMNPAHKCSVW